A window of the Sulfitobacter sp. THAF37 genome harbors these coding sequences:
- a CDS encoding cation diffusion facilitator family transporter: protein MPHDHGHAHIDPDSGDRRVAIAIWANGLLTVAQVVGGIFSGSLALIADALHNFSDMASLVIAFAARKIARRPADERMTFGYGRVEIVAALVNYTTLILIGFYLIYEGGMRMIDPPEVMGWTVVILGGIALVVDTLTAMLTYSMQKGSVNIRALFLHNLSDALASVAVIVAGSLIILYDMRWVDPAITIGIAIYILYLSFTEIGGPIRTLMLGSPPDIDNEAVVEAMRKVEGVADVHHVHLWQMQEHKAALDCHVVVAAEGWSKIEEIKSAIKKRLKGEFGISHSSLEFEHEDRAHQNADLYGHGNSRDGEETHTHEKS from the coding sequence ATGCCACATGACCACGGGCACGCGCATATCGATCCGGATTCCGGCGATCGGCGGGTTGCCATCGCCATCTGGGCGAACGGGCTTCTTACCGTTGCGCAAGTCGTCGGGGGCATATTCTCGGGCAGTCTGGCACTGATCGCCGATGCGCTGCACAACTTTTCCGATATGGCCTCGCTTGTCATTGCCTTCGCCGCACGCAAGATCGCGCGCCGCCCAGCCGATGAGCGCATGACCTTCGGCTATGGTCGGGTCGAAATCGTCGCAGCCCTGGTTAACTACACCACCCTGATTTTGATCGGCTTCTACCTGATCTACGAAGGTGGCATGCGCATGATTGATCCACCCGAAGTCATGGGTTGGACCGTCGTCATTCTCGGTGGAATTGCGCTTGTGGTCGACACGCTGACCGCAATGCTGACCTATTCGATGCAGAAGGGCAGCGTGAACATCCGCGCGCTTTTCCTGCATAACCTGTCGGACGCGCTTGCTTCGGTCGCGGTTATCGTCGCTGGGTCGCTGATCATCCTTTACGACATGCGTTGGGTCGATCCTGCCATCACCATCGGCATCGCCATCTACATCCTGTATCTGTCTTTCACTGAAATAGGCGGCCCAATCCGAACCCTGATGCTCGGGAGCCCGCCGGACATCGACAACGAGGCCGTCGTCGAAGCGATGCGGAAAGTCGAAGGCGTCGCCGACGTCCACCACGTCCATCTCTGGCAAATGCAAGAGCACAAGGCTGCGCTCGACTGCCATGTCGTCGTGGCAGCCGAGGGGTGGTCGAAGATTGAAGAGATCAAGAGCGCGATCAAGAAGCGGCTGAAGGGAGAATTCGGCATCAGCCATTCCAGCCTCGAATTCGAGCACGAGGATCGCGCTCATCAGAACGCCGATCTCTATGGTCACGGTAATTCGAGAGATGGGGAGGAAACTCATACTCACGAAAAAAGCTGA
- a CDS encoding multicopper oxidase family protein has product MILHRPISRRHVLRTGAAFTTLSALSPARMAMADPTGDPFVLRAASGQAALRPSPYGPTNVWSYNGSVPGPEIRVRRGDRVRVLAQNGLDEGTTIHWHGIRTSNAMDGVPFLTQDPIPVDGDFLYEFDALDAGTFWYHPHQRSSEQVGRGLYGPLIVEEADPIRVDRDLTWMLDDWRMTRDGQIADDFGNRHDATHGGRIGNSVTINGQIPDRIAVRSGERIRLRLVNAANARIFGLDFGGLAPVVVALDGQPVTPHAPDSDIVVIGPAMRVDLVIDMTGKPGEVVTVTDVFYDGLEYRLVDLVYGPDRLRDSVPDWSMDLRPNPLAEPDMASAARHQIVFKGGMMGQMMMGGGMGSMMGQMREGNMWFINGEAATGHMMDPSLVLPQGTSHVFEMDNRTAWHHPIHFHGHSFRVIARNGQPTRYREWQDTVLMAPEERVEIAFVADNPGDWMFHCHILEHQAAGMMGVIRVDPDTTKT; this is encoded by the coding sequence ATGATCCTCCACAGACCGATTTCACGAAGGCACGTGCTTCGCACAGGTGCCGCATTCACAACCCTATCCGCTCTATCACCTGCACGAATGGCAATGGCCGATCCAACTGGGGACCCATTCGTCCTACGCGCGGCATCCGGACAGGCCGCCCTGCGCCCGTCACCATACGGCCCGACTAATGTCTGGAGCTATAACGGGTCCGTCCCCGGTCCTGAAATCAGGGTCCGGCGGGGCGACCGCGTGCGGGTTCTGGCTCAGAATGGGTTGGATGAAGGGACCACAATCCACTGGCATGGCATTCGCACGTCCAATGCGATGGACGGAGTGCCGTTCCTCACGCAAGACCCGATCCCGGTTGATGGCGATTTTCTCTACGAGTTCGATGCGCTGGATGCGGGCACGTTCTGGTACCATCCGCACCAGCGCAGTTCGGAACAGGTCGGACGCGGCCTTTACGGGCCACTGATCGTCGAGGAGGCGGACCCGATCCGCGTGGATCGTGACCTGACCTGGATGCTGGACGACTGGCGCATGACCCGGGACGGGCAAATTGCGGATGACTTCGGCAACCGCCACGACGCGACGCACGGCGGTCGTATTGGTAATTCCGTGACCATCAACGGCCAGATACCCGACCGCATCGCGGTGCGGTCCGGTGAGCGCATCCGCTTGCGGCTAGTCAATGCGGCGAACGCGCGGATATTCGGGCTGGATTTCGGTGGTCTTGCACCGGTTGTGGTCGCTTTGGACGGTCAACCCGTGACTCCCCATGCCCCTGACAGCGATATTGTGGTGATCGGACCAGCCATGCGTGTTGATCTGGTGATCGACATGACTGGCAAGCCCGGAGAAGTCGTCACCGTCACCGATGTGTTCTACGACGGCCTCGAATACCGTCTGGTCGACCTCGTCTATGGGCCTGACAGGCTGCGGGACAGTGTGCCGGATTGGTCGATGGACCTGCGACCCAACCCGTTGGCGGAACCGGACATGGCGTCGGCCGCGCGACATCAGATCGTCTTCAAAGGCGGAATGATGGGGCAGATGATGATGGGCGGCGGCATGGGGTCGATGATGGGCCAGATGCGCGAAGGAAACATGTGGTTCATCAACGGCGAAGCCGCGACGGGTCACATGATGGACCCGTCGCTGGTCCTGCCGCAGGGCACGTCGCACGTGTTCGAGATGGATAATCGCACGGCTTGGCACCATCCGATCCATTTTCATGGACATTCGTTCCGTGTGATCGCCCGCAACGGACAACCGACTCGGTATCGCGAATGGCAGGACACCGTCCTGATGGCACCCGAAGAACGGGTCGAGATCGCGTTCGTCGCGGACAACCCAGGCGACTGGATGTTCCACTGTCACATCCTGGAACACCAGGCGGCGGGCATGATGGGCGTCATCCGTGTCGATCCTGACACGACCAAAACCTGA